Proteins from a genomic interval of Benincasa hispida cultivar B227 chromosome 7, ASM972705v1, whole genome shotgun sequence:
- the LOC120081750 gene encoding exocyst complex component EXO70H1, translating to MILSEPPKSNTTTKLMHIKEFFGFSHSSSSKSLHSSSSFPISAHRRLPPSSYDPSESAAMEEAIINSEPIITKWDPDSSEFNRITFLFRHGRAESGEFIDSVNSLRQAMDFFISANSTSSVLVIAQKLMQAAMRRLEKEFYQILSENRQNLDPESISSRSSDRSTADGETGGDSITEFDRVSADLKSIADCMIDSGYGKECVKIYKVIRKSIVDETLYRLGTEKFKISRILKWNWDSLEQIIKNWMNSVNIAVNTLFRGERFLCNHVFSRSERIRESCFSEITKDGAITLLKFPELVAKGKKDSDKIFILMELYEANSDVLPEIEVIFDSVSTSDIKTQAQTSMTKLADSIRDILSEFEITIQKDSSKNPTPGGGIHPLTRSAMSYISSLGDYASTLSDILTVENSPIPSSYLETIAADDALSSPVAAQLGWLILVLLCKLDTKAEMYRDVSLSYLFLANNLNFIVKTAATTNLKTLIGVEWVANHRSKVKVYAANYEATAWNRVMKSLPERGSEEVGSAETAAEGFKSFNAAFEEAYRKQTSWRVEDGNLRDELKMSIAKKVVPIYREFYEGCLEKMNVNVGVVRFSPDDLGNYLSDLFHGVSSSASSSSSSSR from the coding sequence ATGATACTCTCAGAGCCCCCAAAGAGTAACACCACCACCAAATTAATGCACATCAAAGAATTCTTTGGCTTCTCCCACTCCTCTTCTTCAAAATCCCTCCActcctcttcttcctttcccATCTCCGCCCACCGGAGACTCCCGCCGTCAAGCTATGACCCTTCCGAGTCGGCGGCCATGGAAGAGGCCATAATTAACTCCGAACCCATCATCACGAAATGGGACCCGGATTCTTCTGAGTTCAATAGAATCACCTTCCTCTTCCGCCATGGCAGAGCCGAATCCGGCGAGTTCATTGACTCCGTCAATAGCCTCCGACAGGCAATGGACTTTTTTATATCGGCAAATTCCACTTCATCCGTCCTTGTTATTGCTCAGAAGTTGATGCAGGCCGCTATGAGAAGATTGGAGAAGGAATTTTACCAGATTTTGAGTGAGAATCGCCAGAATCTAGACCCCGAATCCATCTCCAGCAGATCCTCTGACCGGTCGACGGCTGATGGGGAAACCGGTGGGGATTCCATTACCGAGTTCGATAGAGTTTCGGCTGATTTGAAATCGATTGCGGATTGTATGATTGATTCTGGGTATGGGAAAGAGTGTGTTAAAATCTATAAAGTAATCAGAAAATCGATTGTTGATGAAACTCTGTATCGCCTTGGAacagaaaaattcaaaatttcgaGAATTCTGAAATGGAATTGGGATTCGCTCGAGCAAATAATCAAGAATTGGATGAATTCGGTTAATATCGCTGTGAATACACTGTTTCGTGGCGAGAGATTTCTCTGCAACCATGTTTTTTCGAGATCGGAAAGAATCAGAGAGTCCTGTTTTTCTGAAATCACAAAAGATGGTGCAATCACTTTGTTAAAATTCCCGGAACTGGTAGCAAAAGGGAAGAAAGATTCCGACAAAATCTTTATATTAATGGAGCTTTACGAAGCGAATTCCGACGTATTGCCGGAAATTGAAGTCATATTCGACTCTGTTTCAACATCCGACATTAAAACCCAAGCTCAAACGTCGATGACGAAACTCGCTGATTCAATCCGTGACATTCTTTCTGAATTTGAAATAACAATTCAAAAAGATTCATCCAAAAATCCAACCCCCGGCGGCGGAATCCACCCACTAACCCGATCAGCGATGAGCTACATCTCGTCTCTCGGCGACTACGCTAGCACCCTCTCCGACATCCTCACCGTCGAAAACTCTCCAATTCCGTCGTCGTACCTGGAGACCATCGCCGCCGACGACGCACTGTCGTCGCCAGTGGCAGCGCAACTCGGGTGGCTAATTCTAGTCCTCCTCTGTAAACTAGACACAAAAGCAGAGATGTACAGAGACGTATCATTATCATACTTATTCCTAGcgaacaatttgaatttcattgtGAAGACGGCGGCGACGACGAATCTCAAAACACTAATCGGCGTCGAGTGGGTGGCGAATCACAGGAGTAAAGTGAAGGTGTATGCGGCGAATTATGAAGCGACGGCGTGGAACAGAGTGATGAAATCGTTGCCGGAGAGAGGGTCGGAGGAAGTGGGGTCGGCGGAGACGGCGGCGGAGGGGTTCAAGAGTTTCAATGCGGCGTTTGAAGAAGCGTATCGGAAGCAAACGTCGTGGAGAGTGGAGGATGGGAATTTGAGAGATGAATTGAAAATGTCGATAGCGAAGAAAGTTGTGCCGATTTACAGAGAATTTTACGAGGGGTGtcttgagaaaatgaatgtgaatGTGGGTGTTGTGAGATTTTCACCGGATGATTTGGGGAATTATTTGTCGGATTTGTTTCATGGAGTTTCTTCATCGGCAagttcctcttcttcttcttcacggTAA